The genomic segment ATATAAGGACGATGACCTTTCGAGAGCAGGGTCGATCCCGAATGTCCGAAGTTGCGCACATCGAATCCGCTACCCAACAACTGCTGCAAAACAACCGGATAGGCTTGCGTCTCGCGCTCAGCCAGACCATATCCGTAGGTCACGCTATTGCCCACACAAGCAACGCGAAGGGGGACCTTCGCATAACTACCTAACACAAACAGGCAACAGAAGAGAAATAGCCACCGCCTCATTCCACCACGCATTTTTTATTATTTCTTCTCACAGCAAGTGGCATTCTTTTTTGCCTTCTTGCATGCTTTCTTCTTCATTTTCTTGCCGAAATTCTTCTTCAACAGCTCACTCACCGCTTGATCCACCGAGTTCATCGATTCTGTAGGCTCGAAACGACGTACGACACGTCCCTTCCCGTCAACAAGGAATTTGGTGAAATTCCATTTAATGTCCGCATTTTTGTCGTAGTCGGCATCGCGTTTACGGAGCATCCCGTCCAGACGTTTTCCCTTTGGATCGTTCAAGTCGAACCCACGGAAGCCCTGTTTTCCTTTCAGATAAACAAACAAAGGAGCAGCTTCCGTTCCGTTGACATCCACCTTGTCGAAGAGCGGGAAAGTTGTTTCATAGTTCTCCGTGCAAAACTCCCGAATCTTCAGAATGTCTTCGGGCGCCTGCGCTCCAAACTGGTTGCAGGGGAAATCCAGAATTTCAAAGCCTTGTGCATGGTATTTGGCGTAAAGCTCTTCCAACTCCTTGTACTGAGGTGTGAAACCGCAACGCGTTGCCGTATTGACAATAAGCAACACCTTTCCTTTGTACGGCTTCAGCGTCTCGGTCTTACCATACATGTTTTTCACCGCAATTTTGTAAATCTCCTTTTGTGCATAGCAACCTATAGCAAACAGGGCTATGGTTAAAAACAATATTGTTCTTTTCATGTTATTTATTGTTAGTTATTATATTCTTCTCTTCAATTTTCTTGATGATTCGGGCAGGGTTGCCACCGACCATCACGTTGTCTGGAACATCCTTCGTTACCACGGCTCCAGCAGCAACGACGGCATTTTTTCCGATGGTCACGCCTGGACAAATGATGGCACCGACGCAAATCCATGCATTCTCCTTAATCGTCACCTTCCCGAAATGGTAAAGATTATAACGGTCGTTAAGGTCGTGATTGACCGTAACTATTTTCACTTCAGGAGCAATCAGAACATAGTCCTCTATCTCCACTCCTCCAGGCGAGAGGATGGTCGCTCCTTTGTTGATGGTAATATGTTTCCCGAACTTCATGCGGCATCCGCAATCGCAATAGAACGGGGAAACGACGACGACGCTATCGTCCAGTTTACACTGGAAGAGTTCTTCCAACAGTTCTCTATAGTCAGGGTCTGTCGGCTTCTTGGACGAGATTTTCAGGCATAATTCATGACTCCGCACAATCTCACCATTCACGGCACGCATACTGGGATCGTCCTTGTAAACAGACCCTATGGTATCTATTTTTTCAAACATACATTTGTTTATATCACAAGTTATGGTTTTCTGAAAATCGAAAAGTTCACACTTCCATAAGTTCGATGCTCCTTAAAATATTCATTCGCGGAAAAATCGTTATGCTTTCCATGTTCAAGAACAAATATCCCATCCGTTTTGAGCACGTCGTTATTCAGGACCAGCGAAGGAATCTCCGGCAGTTTATCAAGTGCATAGGGAGGGTCGGCAAAGATGAAATCGAACTGTTGTCTGCACGTTTTGAGGTAACGGAACACATCGGCACGAATCACCGCCACATGGTTGTCGCCAAGTTTTTGCAAACATTGGCGGATGAAAGCAGCATGGTCGCGGTCGGCTTCTATGCTGACCACTTGGCTACATCCTCTGGAGAGCAGTTCGAGCGAGATGCTGCCCGTGCCTGCAAACAAGTCGAGCGCCGACAAGCCTTCGAAATCGATATAGCCGTTGAGCACATTGAAGATATTCTCCTTGGCAAAATCGGTTGTCGGACGCGCCTTGAATGTACGTGGAACGTCGAAATGCCGACCTTTATATTTTCCTGTTATAATCCGCATA from the Prevotella sp. Rep29 genome contains:
- a CDS encoding glutathione peroxidase: MKRTILFLTIALFAIGCYAQKEIYKIAVKNMYGKTETLKPYKGKVLLIVNTATRCGFTPQYKELEELYAKYHAQGFEILDFPCNQFGAQAPEDILKIREFCTENYETTFPLFDKVDVNGTEAAPLFVYLKGKQGFRGFDLNDPKGKRLDGMLRKRDADYDKNADIKWNFTKFLVDGKGRVVRRFEPTESMNSVDQAVSELLKKNFGKKMKKKACKKAKKNATCCEKK
- a CDS encoding DapH/DapD/GlmU-related protein, whose product is MFEKIDTIGSVYKDDPSMRAVNGEIVRSHELCLKISSKKPTDPDYRELLEELFQCKLDDSVVVVSPFYCDCGCRMKFGKHITINKGATILSPGGVEIEDYVLIAPEVKIVTVNHDLNDRYNLYHFGKVTIKENAWICVGAIICPGVTIGKNAVVAAGAVVTKDVPDNVMVGGNPARIIKKIEEKNIITNNK
- the rsmD gene encoding 16S rRNA (guanine(966)-N(2))-methyltransferase RsmD; its protein translation is MRIITGKYKGRHFDVPRTFKARPTTDFAKENIFNVLNGYIDFEGLSALDLFAGTGSISLELLSRGCSQVVSIEADRDHAAFIRQCLQKLGDNHVAVIRADVFRYLKTCRQQFDFIFADPPYALDKLPEIPSLVLNNDVLKTDGIFVLEHGKHNDFSANEYFKEHRTYGSVNFSIFRKP